In Fusarium poae strain DAOMC 252244 chromosome Unknown contig_2, whole genome shotgun sequence, a single genomic region encodes these proteins:
- a CDS encoding uncharacterized protein (TransMembrane:1 (i21-39o)) translates to MNLLTDLTNDRRRRNASGRPLIFVAHGLGGLICKEAILLSHNNPNRSRQDFFTQIKGVVFMGTPHKGSWIANWSRIPATALGLVKYTNKSLLEVLETNSQYLESIHGRFITMMREQREAGRQLEVACFFEELPLSTVGKVVSKESATFEGYDPITIHANHRDMVKFGSVEENGFKRVVGELTAWKPETGIERGGGEDPKETFRDYLSSEEAGKWFLIIDNADNIETLHGKAQGSGGIVEFVPGCEHGYVLFTTRSREVADSVAQTNVLRLSGMDERDARALLRSSLIEKDQMQNTVLVDKLLRTLAYLPLAITQASAYMRINQLAIEEYLQLLQNTSQDMAELLSVGFRDGTHYGSAQGAVVTTWIVSFNQIRALHGEAEKLLSFSACIEPKAIPQTLLPRFGSEQSMARAIGTLCGYSFLSKRGDGDTFDMHSLVHLATQLWNKDEGYEDEIRQTTLARVAEAFPDDDWENREVWRQYLPHALRLLDNADCVESDDGCKLGYWVSRCLHVDGRVGQAVELLERVVAVQETTLAEDHPDLLASQHELARTYQVNDQIKKAVELLEHVVAVQETSLAEDHPDRLTSQHELARTYRANGQIKKAVELLEHVVAVWETSLTEDHPDRLTSQHELARTYRANGQIKKAVELLEHVVAVKETTLTEDHPSRLASQHELARTYQANDQIKKAVELLEHVVAVQETTLTEDHPSRLASQHVLAGAYQANGQIKKAVELLEHVVAVQETSLTEDHPDRLASQHELATTYRANGQIKKAVELLERVVAVKETTLTEDHPDRLKSQHELARTYRANDQIKKAVELLEHVVAVKETTLTEDHPSRLASQHELARTYRANGQIKKAVGLLEHVVAVQETTLTEDHPSRLASQHVLAGAYQANGQIKKAVELLERVVAIEAEILAEDNHSRQLSQDLLQHCYGRLEGASLTVKSEESVLDEEM, encoded by the exons ATGAATCTTCTTACCGATCTCACAAACGACCGTCGACGTCGCAACGCCTCGGGCCGTCCCCTCATCTTCGTCGCCCATGGCCTAGGCGGCCTTATCTGCAAAGAAGCCATTCTGCTCTCTCACAATAACCCGAACCGCTCCCGTCAAGACTTCTTCACGCAAATCAAGGGCGTCGTCTTCATGGGCACACCCCACAAGGGCTCGTGGATTGCGAATTGGTCCAGAATACCTGCCACGGCTCTTGGGCTGGTCAAGTATACCAACAAATCACTTCTCGAGGTGCTGGAAACCAACAGCCAATATCTAGAGTCAATCCATGGCAGATTCATAACCATGATGCGGGAGCAACGTGAGGCGGGAAGGCAACTCGAGGTCGCTTGCTTCTTCGAGGAGCTACCTCTGTCTACAGTTGGCAAAGTTGTGTCAAAGGAATCAGCCACATTCGAGGGCTACGATCCAATCACTATCCATGCAAATCATAGAGATATGGTTAAGTTTGGGTCTGTGGAAGAGAATGGTTTCAAAAGAGTCGTCGGAGAACTCACAGCATGGAAACCGGAAACCG GCATTGAGCGTGGTGGCGGGGAGGATCCAAAAGAAACATTCCGGGATTACCTAAGCTCAGAAGAGGCGGGAAAGTGGTTTCTTATCATCGACAATGCCGACAACATAGAGACTCTACATGGGAAGGCTCAGGGGTCAGGAGGAATCGTCGAGTTCGTTCCAGGTTGTGAGCACGGATATGTTTTATTCACGACGCGATCCCGTGAAGTCGCCGATAGCGTTGCGCAGACGAATGTCCTTCGGCTATCTGGGATGGACGAGCGGGATGCTAGAGCCCTCCTTCGAAGTTCTTTAATTGAGAAAGATCAAATGCAGAATACCGTTCTGGTCGACAAGCTGCTGCGTACGCTCGCGTACCTACCGCTCGCAATCACGCAAGCATCGGCATACATGAGAATCAACCAACTCGCAATCGAGGAGTATCTCCAGCTACTTCAAAACACATCCCAGGATATGGCGGAATTGCTAAGCGTTGGATTCCGCGATGGCACACACTACGGAAGCGCCCAAGGTGCAGTTGTGACAACCTGGATTGTGTCCTTCAACCAAATCCGCGCTCTACATGGAGAGGCCGAGAAGCTGCTTTCATTCTCAGCTTGTATAGAGCCGAAAGCGATACCTCAGACCTTACTGCCCCGTTTTGGCTCTGAACAAAGCATGGCACGCGCTATCGGCACACTGTGCGGGTATAGCTTCTTGAGTAAACGAGGAGATGGTGACACGTTCGATATGCATAGTCTCGTACATCTGGCAACGCAACTATGGAACAAAGACGAGGGATATGAAGACGAAATACGTCAAACCACATTGGCACGTGTTGCTGAGGCATTTCCAGACGATGATTGGGAAAATCGTGAAGTGTGGAGGCAGTATCTGCCGCATGCGCTCAGGCTCCTTGACAATGCGGATTGTGTCGAGAGCGACGACGGATGTAAGCTGGGATACTGGGTTAGCAGATGTTTACACGTAGATGGCCGTGTAGGACAGGCAGTAGAGCTGCTAGAGCGTGTGGTTGCAGTTCAGGAGACGACACTGGCAGAGGATCACCCAGATCTACTGGCATCACAGCACGAGCTCGCAAGAACATATCAAGTCAACGAccagatcaaaaaggcagtAGAACTTCTAGAGCATGTGGTTGCAGTTCAGGAGACGTCATTGGCAGAGGATCACCCAGATCGACTGACATCACAGCACGAGCTCGCAAGAACATATAGAGCCAATGGccagatcaaaaaggcagtAGAGCTGCTAGAACATGTGGTTGCAGTTTGGGAGACGTCATTGACAGAGGATCACCCAGATCGACTGACATCACAGCACGAGCTCGCAAGAACATATAGAGCCAATGGCCAAATCAAAAAAGCAGTAGAGCTGCTAGAGCATGTGGTTGCAGTTAAAGAGACGACATTGACAGAGGATCACCCATCACGACTAGCATCACAGCACGAGCTCGCAAGAACATATCAAGCCAACGACCAGATCAAAAAAGCAGTAGAACTTCTAGAGCATGTGGTTGCAGTTCAGGAGACGACATTGACAGAGGATCACCCATCACGACTAGCATCACAGCACGTACTTGCAGGAGCATATCAAGCCAATGGccagatcaaaaaggcagtAGAACTTCTAGAGCATGTGGTTGCAGTTCAGGAGACGTCATTGACAGAGGATCACCCAGATCGACTGGCATCACAGCACGAGCTCGCAACAACATACAGAGCCAACGGCCAAATCAAAAAAGCAGTAGAACTGCTAGAGCGTGTGGTTGCAGTTAAAGAGACGACATTGACAGAGGATCACCCAGATCGACTGAAATCACAGCACGAGCTCGCAAGAACATATAGAGCCAACGAccagatcaaaaaggcagtAGAACTTCTAGAGCATGTGGTTGCAGTTAAAGAGACGACATTGACAGAGGATCACCCATCACGACTAGCATCACAGCACGAGCTCGCAAGGACATACAGAGCCAATGGccagatcaaaaaggcagtAGGACTGCTAGAGCATGTGGTTGCAGTTCAGGAGACGACATTGACAGAGGATCACCCATCACGACTAGCATCACAGCACGTACTTGCAGGAGCATATCAAGCCAATGGccagatcaaaaaggcagtAGAACTTCTAGAGCGTGTGGTTGCAATTGAGGCAGAGATATTAGCCGAGGACAATCATAGTCGGCAGCTATCGCAAGACCTGTTGCAGCACTGCTATGGCAGGTTAGAGGGGGCGAGCTTAACAGTAAAGTCTGAGGAATCCGTTCTTGATGAGGAAATGTAA